In Mesorhizobium sp. 113-3-3, a genomic segment contains:
- a CDS encoding DMT family transporter translates to MTSGVEPGTTAGHGTLRGIALKIVSVAVFVGMQTCIKAAGDVPAGQIVFFRSFFAIFPIIAFLALKGQLATAFVTKRPFNHVARGVVGVGAMGLGFFALTRLPLPEAITLNYAQPLLVVVFSSIFLGESIRIYRWSAVAVGLIGVLVISWPELTLLNSDEALDDQEVLGVMAALVAAAISAVAMLLVRNLVQTEKTATIVLWFSSTASVLSLLTLPFGWQALAPAQAALLIMAGFCGGLGQILMTSAYRHAEASVVAPFEYTSMILGVVVGYFIFSDVTSLNTLLGGAIVVAAGIFIIWRERQLGLERTRTRKVTLPQG, encoded by the coding sequence GTGACGTCAGGGGTGGAACCAGGAACGACGGCCGGCCACGGCACGCTGAGGGGCATCGCCCTCAAGATCGTGTCCGTCGCGGTTTTTGTCGGCATGCAAACCTGCATCAAGGCGGCCGGCGACGTGCCGGCGGGACAGATCGTCTTCTTCCGCTCCTTCTTCGCCATCTTTCCGATCATTGCCTTCCTGGCGTTGAAGGGACAGCTGGCGACGGCATTCGTCACCAAACGTCCCTTCAACCATGTCGCGCGCGGCGTTGTCGGCGTCGGCGCCATGGGGCTTGGCTTCTTCGCGCTCACCAGGCTGCCGCTGCCGGAGGCGATCACCTTGAACTACGCACAGCCGCTGCTGGTCGTGGTGTTCTCCTCGATCTTCCTTGGCGAGTCGATCCGTATCTATCGCTGGAGCGCTGTCGCCGTCGGTCTCATTGGCGTGCTCGTCATTTCCTGGCCGGAACTGACCCTGCTCAACTCGGATGAAGCGCTCGACGACCAGGAGGTGCTGGGCGTGATGGCCGCGCTGGTGGCGGCGGCGATCTCGGCTGTCGCCATGCTGCTCGTGCGCAATCTCGTGCAGACGGAGAAGACGGCGACCATCGTGTTATGGTTCTCGTCGACGGCGAGCGTGCTCTCGCTGCTGACGCTGCCTTTCGGCTGGCAAGCTCTGGCGCCGGCGCAAGCGGCGCTGCTCATCATGGCCGGCTTCTGCGGCGGCCTTGGCCAGATCCTGATGACCTCGGCCTACCGCCATGCCGAGGCCTCGGTAGTGGCGCCGTTCGAATACACCTCGATGATCCTCGGCGTCGTCGTCGGCTATTTCATTTTCTCCGACGTGACCTCGCTCAACACGCTGCTTGGCGGTGCGATCGTGGTAGCCGCCGGCATCTTCATCATCTGGCGCGAGCGGCAACTGGGCCTGGAGCGCACGCGAACGCGCAAGGTAACACTGCCTCAAGGCTGA
- a CDS encoding endonuclease/exonuclease/phosphatase family protein, whose protein sequence is MTGARLKMTAGLAFLAMTALSAALLAGFFGTLHPAFDSFSHFRMHFSVLMALLALPLLASSFRLQAAAGLLFAIACLVTTASALPRLWPQAAAAKPADQIVYSLLQMNLRFNNPTPKKVLSLIGRTNPDVITLDEVSQMWTTELGTITSAYPYRILCPYPNGAFGVALLSRRPFMAGTKPSCEPRGAMATATIDFGGIDVDVAAIHLSWPWPKEQYWQIGELSQTLAGLGETAIMAGDCNAAPWSAAVRRVAALGGLTLMPSAGPTWIHRTLPDVLRRYAGLPIDQVFSKGGLTILSSQRLEDTGSDHLPVLVEFTLRPDDKQHENDHATALAASDLSAKPHG, encoded by the coding sequence ATGACAGGCGCGCGCTTGAAAATGACGGCTGGGTTGGCATTCCTGGCAATGACGGCATTGTCGGCTGCGCTGTTGGCCGGGTTCTTCGGCACCCTGCATCCGGCTTTCGATTCCTTCTCGCATTTCCGCATGCACTTCAGCGTGCTCATGGCGCTTCTGGCACTGCCGCTGCTTGCCAGTTCGTTTCGGCTGCAAGCGGCGGCGGGGTTGCTGTTTGCCATCGCCTGCCTGGTCACGACGGCAAGCGCCCTGCCGAGGCTTTGGCCGCAGGCGGCGGCCGCCAAACCCGCCGACCAGATCGTCTACAGCCTGCTGCAGATGAATTTGCGCTTCAACAACCCGACACCGAAGAAAGTGCTCTCGCTGATCGGCCGCACCAATCCGGACGTGATCACCCTCGACGAGGTGTCGCAGATGTGGACGACAGAGCTTGGCACCATCACCAGTGCCTATCCCTACCGTATCCTGTGCCCTTACCCGAACGGGGCGTTCGGGGTGGCGTTGCTCTCCCGCCGGCCCTTCATGGCCGGCACGAAACCCAGTTGCGAGCCGCGCGGCGCGATGGCAACCGCCACCATCGACTTCGGCGGGATCGACGTCGATGTGGCCGCGATCCATTTGAGCTGGCCGTGGCCGAAGGAACAATACTGGCAGATCGGCGAACTGTCGCAGACATTGGCCGGGCTGGGCGAGACCGCGATCATGGCTGGCGATTGCAACGCCGCGCCGTGGAGCGCGGCGGTGCGTCGGGTCGCGGCTCTCGGCGGGCTGACACTTATGCCTTCGGCTGGCCCGACCTGGATCCACCGGACACTACCCGACGTCCTGCGCCGCTATGCGGGCCTGCCGATCGATCAGGTGTTCAGCAAGGGTGGCTTGACCATCCTGTCTTCGCAGCGGCTGGAGGACACCGGCTCCGACCATCTGCCGGTGCTGGTCGAGTTCACGCTACGCCCAGACGACAAGCAGCATGAGAATGACCACGCCACAGCGCTCGCGGCGAGCGACTTGTCGGCCAAGCCGCACGGCTGA
- a CDS encoding electron transfer flavoprotein-ubiquinone oxidoreductase, with translation MSDIERESMEFDVVIVGAGPAGLAAAIRLKQVNPELSVVVLEKGGEVGAHILSGAVVDPIGIDRLLPGWREEEGHPFKTPVTADHFLVLGPAGSFRLPNILMPPLMNNHGNYIVSLGNVCRWLAGKAEALGVEIYPGFAAAGLLYNEEGAVTGVVTGDMGVEKDGTHGPGFAPGMALMGKYVLIGEGARGSLAKQLIARYKLSDGREPGKYGIGLKELWQVKPENHRPGLVQHSFGWPLDMKTGGGSFLYHLEDNQVAVGFVLHLNYKNPYLSPFEEFQRFKTHPAIAGTFEGAKRLGYGARAITEGGWQSVPKLSFPGGALMGCAAGFVNVPRIKGSHNAVLSGMLAADHVAEAIGAGRANDELTSYEEAWRATDIGKDLKKVRNVKPLWSRFGTIVGVGLGGLDMWLNTLFGISPFGTLKHGKADYAALEPAAQHKKIAYPKPDGVLTFDRLSSVFLSNTNHEENEPVHLLVGDMELQKRSEHDVFAGPSTRYCPAGVYEWVDKDGNAAADPAAKDVRFVINAQNCVHCKTCDIKDPNQNINWVPPQGGEGPVYQGM, from the coding sequence ATGAGCGATATCGAACGCGAAAGCATGGAATTCGACGTGGTCATCGTCGGCGCCGGTCCGGCCGGCCTTGCCGCCGCCATCCGCCTCAAGCAGGTCAATCCCGAGCTTTCCGTCGTCGTGCTGGAAAAGGGCGGCGAGGTCGGCGCCCATATCCTCTCCGGCGCCGTCGTCGATCCCATCGGCATCGACCGGCTGCTGCCCGGTTGGCGCGAGGAGGAGGGCCATCCTTTCAAGACGCCGGTCACGGCGGATCATTTCCTGGTGCTCGGCCCCGCCGGCTCGTTCCGCCTGCCCAACATATTGATGCCGCCGCTGATGAACAATCACGGCAACTACATCGTCTCGCTCGGCAATGTCTGCCGCTGGCTGGCTGGCAAGGCCGAGGCGCTCGGCGTCGAGATCTATCCGGGCTTTGCCGCCGCCGGCCTGCTCTACAATGAAGAGGGCGCCGTCACCGGCGTCGTCACCGGCGACATGGGCGTCGAGAAGGATGGCACGCATGGGCCGGGCTTTGCGCCGGGCATGGCGCTGATGGGCAAATATGTGCTGATCGGCGAAGGCGCGCGCGGCTCGCTCGCCAAGCAGTTGATCGCCAGATACAAACTCTCTGACGGCCGCGAGCCCGGCAAATACGGCATCGGACTCAAGGAACTCTGGCAGGTCAAGCCGGAGAACCACCGGCCGGGCCTGGTTCAGCATTCCTTCGGCTGGCCGCTCGACATGAAGACCGGCGGCGGCTCCTTCCTCTACCATCTCGAGGACAACCAGGTGGCGGTCGGCTTCGTCCTCCACCTCAACTACAAGAACCCGTATCTGTCGCCCTTCGAGGAATTCCAGCGTTTCAAGACCCATCCGGCGATCGCGGGAACATTCGAGGGCGCCAAGCGGCTCGGCTATGGCGCGCGCGCGATCACCGAGGGCGGCTGGCAGTCGGTGCCGAAACTGTCCTTCCCCGGCGGCGCGCTGATGGGTTGCGCTGCCGGCTTCGTCAACGTGCCGCGCATCAAGGGCTCTCACAATGCCGTGCTGTCGGGCATGCTGGCGGCCGACCATGTCGCCGAGGCGATCGGCGCCGGCCGCGCCAATGACGAACTCACTTCGTACGAGGAAGCATGGCGTGCGACCGACATCGGCAAGGATTTGAAGAAGGTGCGCAACGTCAAGCCGCTCTGGTCGCGCTTCGGCACCATCGTCGGCGTCGGCCTCGGCGGCCTCGACATGTGGCTGAACACGCTGTTCGGCATCTCGCCCTTCGGCACTCTGAAGCACGGCAAGGCCGACTATGCCGCGCTCGAGCCGGCCGCCCAGCACAAGAAGATCGCCTATCCGAAGCCTGATGGCGTGCTGACCTTCGATCGCCTGTCCTCGGTGTTCCTGTCCAACACCAATCACGAAGAGAACGAGCCGGTCCACCTGCTGGTCGGTGATATGGAACTGCAGAAGCGGTCCGAGCACGATGTCTTTGCAGGGCCTTCGACACGCTATTGCCCGGCCGGCGTCTACGAATGGGTCGACAAGGACGGCAATGCCGCCGCCGATCCGGCGGCAAAGGATGTGCGCTTCGTCATCAACGCGCAGAACTGCGTGCACTGCAAGACCTGCGACATCAAGGATCCCAACCAGAACATCAACTGGGTGCCGCCGCAAGGCGGCGAGGGCCCGGTCTACCAGGGTATGTGA
- a CDS encoding DUF922 domain-containing Zn-dependent protease — MRRTVLKCLVAIGALCAQEASAGTRAVVQTRTYDVTGSSGAALVDAMDSKGPRHGFMTHAIATTAYTVDWNLNAREANGFCRVQRANGTLNLSYTFPRLASPATPALKRRWNAFFAGVRAHEETHGRIARQMMRATEKSITGLRIANDPSCSKARREAQLRIRAVYAEYEAKQNAFDRREHSNGGHVEHLIAALTGKP, encoded by the coding sequence ATGCGCCGGACAGTTCTGAAATGCCTCGTCGCCATCGGGGCGCTCTGTGCGCAGGAGGCCTCGGCCGGCACCAGGGCAGTGGTCCAGACGCGGACCTACGACGTCACGGGAAGCTCAGGGGCCGCTCTCGTCGATGCGATGGACAGCAAAGGCCCCAGGCACGGCTTCATGACGCATGCCATCGCCACCACGGCCTATACCGTCGACTGGAACCTCAACGCCCGTGAGGCCAACGGCTTTTGCCGAGTGCAGCGGGCCAACGGCACGCTCAATCTCTCCTATACGTTCCCGCGCCTTGCCTCCCCCGCGACGCCGGCGCTGAAGAGACGCTGGAACGCGTTTTTCGCAGGTGTTCGCGCCCATGAGGAAACACATGGGCGCATCGCCAGGCAGATGATGCGCGCCACGGAGAAGTCGATAACCGGCCTGCGGATCGCAAACGATCCGTCCTGCTCCAAGGCGCGCCGCGAAGCGCAACTGCGCATCCGGGCTGTCTATGCCGAATATGAGGCCAAACAAAACGCCTTCGATCGGCGCGAACACAGCAATGGCGGCCATGTCGAACATCTGATCGCTGCCTTGACCGGAAAACCGTGA
- a CDS encoding AMP nucleosidase — MPEPFGRQSFDNAEKAVAALQLLYDRNTKFLRDAFAALAADGGDSSRRYRAFYPEIGVTTSSFTQVDSRQAYGHMPTPGHFATTITQPQLFERYLIEQLRLIMRNHGVAVTVSESTTPIPLHFAFLEGTYVDGAAAERIKRPIRDLFDVPDLDGTDDQIANGTFEVAFGEPRPLAPFTAQRIDYSLHRMTHYTATSPQHFQNFVLFTNYQFYIDEFVARARDLMEKGGGGYTEFVEPGNVVTRAGQSAPSEGVGPQRLPQMPAYHLKKPNHGGITMVNIGVGPSNAKTITDHVAVLRPHAWVMLGHCAGLRNTQALGDYVLAHAYVREDHVLDDDLPVWVPIPPLAEIQVALQEAVAEVTGLSGYDLKRIMRTGTVATIDNRNWELRDQRGPVQRLSQSRAIALDMESATIAANGFRFRVPYGTLLCVSDKPLHGELKLPGMATEFYKRQVAQHLTIGIRAMEKLAEMPMERLHSRKLRSFSETAFQ; from the coding sequence ATGCCGGAGCCTTTTGGCCGGCAAAGCTTTGACAACGCCGAAAAGGCCGTTGCCGCACTGCAGCTGCTTTACGACCGCAACACCAAGTTCCTGCGCGACGCCTTCGCGGCCCTGGCGGCCGACGGCGGCGACAGCAGCAGGCGCTACCGCGCCTTCTACCCCGAGATCGGCGTCACCACGAGTTCGTTCACCCAGGTCGACTCGCGCCAGGCCTACGGCCACATGCCAACGCCCGGCCATTTCGCCACCACGATCACGCAGCCGCAGCTGTTCGAGCGCTATCTGATAGAACAGCTGCGCCTGATCATGCGCAACCACGGTGTCGCGGTCACAGTTTCGGAATCGACCACGCCCATTCCGCTGCATTTCGCCTTCCTGGAGGGAACCTACGTCGACGGCGCCGCCGCGGAGCGCATCAAGCGGCCGATCCGCGACCTGTTCGACGTGCCTGATCTCGACGGCACCGACGACCAGATCGCCAACGGCACGTTCGAAGTGGCCTTCGGCGAACCGAGACCGCTGGCCCCGTTCACGGCGCAACGCATCGACTATTCGCTGCACCGCATGACCCACTACACGGCGACCAGCCCGCAGCATTTCCAGAACTTCGTGCTGTTCACCAACTACCAGTTCTACATCGACGAATTCGTCGCCCGCGCCCGAGACCTGATGGAGAAGGGCGGCGGCGGTTACACGGAATTCGTCGAGCCAGGCAACGTCGTGACCAGAGCCGGACAGAGCGCACCGAGCGAAGGCGTTGGACCGCAGCGCCTGCCGCAGATGCCGGCCTATCACCTGAAGAAGCCGAATCATGGCGGCATCACCATGGTCAACATCGGCGTCGGTCCTTCGAACGCCAAGACGATCACCGACCACGTAGCCGTGCTGAGGCCGCATGCCTGGGTGATGCTTGGCCATTGCGCCGGACTGCGCAACACCCAGGCGCTCGGCGACTACGTGCTGGCGCATGCTTATGTGCGCGAAGATCACGTGCTGGACGACGACCTTCCGGTCTGGGTGCCGATCCCGCCGCTGGCGGAGATTCAGGTGGCGCTGCAGGAGGCGGTCGCCGAAGTCACCGGCCTGTCAGGCTATGATCTGAAGCGCATCATGCGCACCGGCACCGTCGCCACCATCGACAACCGCAACTGGGAACTGCGCGACCAGCGCGGGCCTGTGCAGCGCCTGTCGCAGTCGCGCGCCATCGCGCTCGACATGGAATCGGCGACGATCGCCGCCAATGGCTTCCGCTTCCGCGTGCCCTACGGCACGCTGCTATGCGTTTCCGACAAGCCGCTGCATGGCGAGTTGAAACTGCCTGGCATGGCGACCGAATTCTACAAGCGCCAGGTGGCGCAGCACCTGACCATCGGCATCAGGGCGATGGAGAAGCTGGCCGAGATGCCCATGGAGCGGCTGCATTCACGCAAGCTCCGGAGCTTTTCGGAAACGGCGTTCCAGTAG
- a CDS encoding uracil-DNA glycosylase yields the protein MTAASPNSPTDIADILAFYASAGVDEALEDAPVNRFAEAAPKPVERAPAPVAPAREDTAPERPAAPPGLDASKVPDAPPARSSVAAVPDEAQAALARQLATTATTLDELRQHMAAFDGCNLKATAKNLVFADGNPEAAVMLVGEAPGRDEDIEGLPFVGRSGRLLDRMLAAIGLDRTSVYIANVIPWRPPGNRTPTPHETEICRPFIERQIELVNPKVLINLGGPSAKTLLNTSEGILRLRGNWRVHTTASGIAIPAMPTLHPAYLLRTPAHKKLAWRDFLEVKAKLRTLS from the coding sequence ATGACTGCCGCCTCCCCCAACAGCCCGACCGATATTGCCGACATCCTGGCCTTCTATGCCAGCGCCGGTGTCGATGAGGCGTTGGAAGACGCCCCGGTGAACCGCTTCGCCGAGGCGGCGCCGAAGCCTGTCGAACGCGCACCGGCACCAGTGGCGCCCGCTCGCGAGGACACGGCGCCCGAACGGCCAGCGGCACCGCCCGGGCTGGATGCAAGCAAGGTGCCGGATGCGCCACCGGCGCGTTCATCGGTCGCCGCGGTGCCAGACGAAGCCCAGGCGGCGCTCGCGCGCCAGCTGGCGACGACGGCAACGACCCTGGACGAGTTGCGCCAGCACATGGCTGCCTTCGACGGCTGCAATCTCAAGGCCACCGCCAAGAACCTGGTGTTCGCCGACGGCAACCCGGAGGCCGCGGTGATGCTGGTGGGCGAAGCGCCGGGCCGCGACGAGGACATTGAGGGGCTGCCCTTCGTCGGCCGTTCGGGGCGGCTGCTCGATCGCATGCTGGCCGCGATCGGGCTCGACCGCACCTCGGTCTACATTGCCAACGTCATCCCGTGGCGGCCGCCGGGCAACCGCACGCCGACGCCGCACGAGACGGAAATCTGCAGGCCGTTCATCGAGCGGCAGATCGAACTGGTCAATCCCAAGGTGTTGATCAATCTCGGTGGACCATCGGCCAAGACGTTGCTCAACACCTCGGAAGGCATTTTGCGGCTGCGCGGCAACTGGCGTGTCCACACGACCGCCTCCGGCATCGCCATTCCAGCCATGCCGACGCTGCATCCGGCCTATCTCCTGCGAACGCCCGCTCACAAGAAGCTGGCGTGGCGGGATTTTCTCGAGGTAAAGGCGAAGCTGCGGACGCTCTCCTAG
- a CDS encoding helix-turn-helix domain-containing protein, whose translation MTSAQTSAGSLIREWRTRRRMSQLDLATEAEISQRHLSFVESGRAAPSRDMVLHLAEQLSIPLRQRNQLLLAAGFAPSFSERPLGDTTLAPAMAAVEIVLKGHEPFPALAVDRHWNLVSANAAIAPFLADVSEASLLAPPVNVLRLSLHPGGIAPRIVNLAEWRTHLLERLKHQNDASGDPVLVELERELRTYPSGLKGSRPTPVEPNAIVHPLRLAHGDQVLSFISTITVFGTPLDVTLSELAIESFFPADEQTRAVLVRLAKERSERS comes from the coding sequence ATGACATCAGCCCAAACCTCCGCCGGCAGTCTCATCCGCGAATGGCGCACGCGCCGCCGCATGTCCCAGCTCGACCTCGCCACGGAAGCCGAAATCTCGCAGCGGCATCTAAGCTTTGTCGAGAGCGGGCGCGCCGCGCCGTCGCGCGACATGGTGCTGCATCTGGCGGAGCAGCTTTCGATCCCGCTGAGGCAACGCAACCAGCTGCTGCTGGCCGCAGGTTTCGCGCCGAGCTTCAGCGAACGGCCGCTCGGCGACACGACCTTGGCACCGGCGATGGCGGCGGTCGAGATTGTGCTCAAAGGACATGAGCCCTTCCCGGCGCTGGCGGTGGACCGGCACTGGAACCTGGTTTCAGCAAACGCCGCGATCGCTCCTTTCCTTGCCGATGTCAGCGAGGCTTCGCTGCTGGCACCACCGGTCAACGTGCTTCGCCTTTCCCTGCATCCCGGCGGCATCGCACCGCGCATCGTCAACCTCGCGGAATGGCGCACGCACCTGCTTGAGCGTCTCAAGCACCAGAACGATGCCAGCGGCGACCCGGTGCTGGTCGAACTGGAGCGCGAGCTGCGAACCTATCCGTCCGGGCTGAAGGGCAGCAGGCCAACACCGGTCGAGCCCAATGCCATCGTGCATCCGCTTCGGCTTGCCCATGGCGATCAGGTGCTATCGTTCATCAGCACCATCACCGTCTTCGGCACGCCGCTCGACGTGACCTTGTCGGAACTGGCGATCGAATCTTTCTTTCCGGCCGACGAGCAGACCCGCGCGGTGCTGGTGCGGCTGGCCAAGGAGCGGTCGGAACGGTCCTGA
- a CDS encoding DUF4145 domain-containing protein, whose product MATLPGTQTTQITSGLRDAPVEGDYTPKFRKTKFKCPRCPVIAAQTWTVPYKKEHKQFNQKLVALDEQISDLGISQCVACGGRSLWFEGTLVYPSQSGDHPIPQDLPPQLQKDFEEAAAVAAASPRAAAALLRMCIEGLCKFAAQKDNFNDAVYELEKQGVPTQITVAMDVVRMTGNEALHASRLYGTDDATTVSILFRLANSIVQWAITDKKQLEGLVAEIGSERFAKNAAARQRNAEKAARAGS is encoded by the coding sequence ATGGCTACGCTACCAGGAACACAGACCACTCAAATCACGAGTGGACTTCGGGACGCTCCCGTTGAAGGCGACTATACGCCAAAGTTCAGGAAGACGAAGTTCAAATGCCCACGCTGCCCGGTGATCGCCGCACAGACGTGGACGGTCCCTTACAAGAAGGAGCACAAGCAATTCAATCAGAAGTTAGTGGCTCTCGACGAGCAGATTTCAGACTTAGGGATTTCACAGTGCGTGGCATGTGGAGGTCGTTCACTCTGGTTCGAAGGAACCTTGGTATACCCGAGCCAGTCGGGCGATCATCCGATACCGCAAGATCTTCCTCCTCAGCTTCAAAAGGATTTCGAGGAGGCTGCAGCGGTCGCTGCGGCTAGTCCCAGGGCAGCGGCGGCTTTGCTTCGCATGTGCATCGAAGGCCTTTGCAAGTTTGCCGCCCAGAAAGACAACTTCAACGATGCGGTTTATGAACTGGAAAAGCAGGGCGTTCCAACGCAGATAACCGTAGCTATGGATGTCGTAAGAATGACTGGCAACGAGGCCCTACATGCTTCACGCCTGTACGGGACGGACGACGCGACGACGGTGTCGATTTTGTTCCGTCTCGCCAACTCCATTGTTCAATGGGCGATCACTGACAAGAAACAGCTTGAAGGATTAGTTGCGGAGATCGGCTCTGAGCGGTTCGCAAAGAACGCTGCAGCTAGGCAGAGGAACGCCGAGAAGGCCGCTCGTGCGGGAAGCTGA
- a CDS encoding xanthine dehydrogenase family protein molybdopterin-binding subunit, whose translation MTVVTPKFGMGASVLRREDAAFIQGLGRYTDDIQPAGVLHGYVLRSPIAKASFTIGSIDAAKTAPGVHLVLTGKDLPHLRDLKSGVMQAQPDGTKAPTRDIPILCRDRVNYVGDAVAFVVADSRALAQDAAELIEVDYDGEDAASGTATALAEGTPLVWPELGSNRAFTYHMGDRKKTDAAFAGAAHVTRIEFINNRLVCNYMEPRSAIGEWNAGEDRFVLTTGSQGVHSMQYILASVFKIKKDQLRVITPDVGGGFGPKSFVYREYPLVLEAAKRLGRPVKWAGDRTEHFLTDAQGRDNAVTAEMALDKDGRFLGMRVELLANIGAYVSQYGPFIPYVGITMSTGVYDIRALDVSVTGLYTNTCPVDAYRGAGRPEAAFLLEKLVDACAHDLGLPVEEIRRRNFIRPAQFPYRTQTGRLYDNGEFEGHMDRAIERSEWKAFPRRLEQSKTGGKIRGIGMATYIEACAFPGSEPAFVELNGDGTVTLKIGTQTNGQGHATAYAQFLSEKLNLDIDKVHVRQGDTDELKAGGGTGGSRSIPLGGVSASRAGEDLANKIKRIAADELEASAGDIELFDGVARIVGTDRSIDFSSIAKAAKTPDDLKGFGEFVQDECTYPNGTHICEVEIDPDTGATEIVRYTIVDDFGVTVNPILLAGQVHGGVVQGIGQALTENTIHGDDGQLLTASFMDYAMPRADNVPFFHFETRNVPSTTNALGIKGAGEAGTIGSTPAALNAVTDALWRAYGIRHIEMPATPARIWAAIRSVSPA comes from the coding sequence ATGACCGTCGTCACACCGAAATTCGGCATGGGCGCTTCCGTGCTGCGGCGCGAGGATGCCGCCTTCATCCAGGGGCTGGGCCGCTATACCGATGATATCCAGCCGGCCGGCGTCCTGCACGGCTATGTCCTGCGCTCGCCGATCGCCAAGGCGAGCTTCACCATCGGCTCGATCGACGCGGCGAAGACGGCACCCGGCGTCCATCTGGTGCTGACCGGCAAGGATCTCCCCCATCTGCGCGATCTCAAGTCTGGCGTCATGCAGGCACAGCCGGACGGCACCAAAGCGCCGACGCGCGACATTCCTATCCTGTGCCGGGACCGCGTCAACTATGTCGGCGATGCGGTTGCCTTTGTCGTCGCCGACAGCCGTGCCTTGGCGCAGGATGCCGCCGAACTGATCGAGGTCGATTATGACGGCGAGGACGCCGCCTCCGGCACCGCGACGGCGCTTGCCGAAGGCACGCCGCTGGTCTGGCCGGAACTCGGCTCCAACCGCGCCTTCACCTATCATATGGGCGATAGGAAAAAGACGGACGCGGCTTTCGCCGGGGCCGCTCACGTCACCCGCATCGAATTCATCAACAACCGGCTCGTCTGCAACTATATGGAGCCGCGCTCGGCGATCGGCGAATGGAATGCCGGGGAAGACCGCTTCGTGCTGACCACCGGGTCGCAGGGCGTGCATTCCATGCAGTATATCCTGGCCAGCGTGTTCAAGATCAAGAAGGACCAGCTGCGCGTCATCACGCCCGATGTCGGCGGCGGTTTCGGGCCGAAGAGCTTCGTTTACCGCGAATATCCGCTGGTGCTCGAGGCGGCGAAGCGGCTTGGCCGCCCGGTGAAGTGGGCCGGCGACCGCACCGAACATTTCCTCACCGACGCGCAGGGCCGCGACAACGCGGTGACGGCCGAGATGGCGCTCGACAAGGATGGGCGCTTTCTTGGCATGAGGGTCGAGCTGCTCGCCAATATCGGCGCCTATGTCTCGCAATATGGCCCTTTCATTCCCTATGTCGGCATCACCATGTCGACCGGCGTCTATGATATCAGGGCGCTCGATGTCTCGGTGACCGGCCTCTACACCAACACTTGCCCGGTCGACGCCTATCGCGGCGCCGGGCGTCCCGAGGCGGCGTTCCTGTTGGAGAAGCTGGTCGATGCCTGCGCGCATGATCTCGGCCTGCCTGTCGAAGAAATCCGCCGCCGCAACTTCATCCGGCCCGCGCAGTTTCCCTACCGCACGCAGACCGGCCGGCTCTACGACAATGGCGAATTCGAAGGGCATATGGACCGTGCCATCGAACGGTCTGAGTGGAAGGCGTTCCCGCGGCGGCTGGAACAGTCCAAGACCGGCGGCAAGATCCGCGGCATCGGCATGGCGACCTATATCGAGGCCTGCGCCTTTCCGGGCTCCGAACCGGCCTTTGTCGAGCTCAATGGCGACGGCACGGTGACGTTGAAGATCGGCACCCAGACCAACGGCCAGGGGCATGCCACCGCCTATGCGCAGTTCCTGTCGGAAAAACTCAATCTCGACATCGACAAGGTCCATGTCCGCCAGGGCGACACCGACGAATTGAAGGCGGGCGGCGGCACCGGCGGCTCGCGCTCCATTCCGCTGGGGGGTGTATCGGCGTCCCGCGCGGGCGAGGATCTGGCCAACAAGATCAAGCGCATCGCCGCCGACGAGCTTGAGGCCTCGGCCGGCGATATCGAACTGTTCGATGGCGTTGCCCGTATCGTCGGCACCGACAGGAGCATCGATTTCTCGAGCATCGCCAAGGCTGCGAAGACGCCTGATGACCTCAAGGGGTTCGGTGAGTTCGTGCAGGACGAGTGCACCTATCCGAACGGCACCCATATATGCGAGGTCGAGATCGATCCCGATACCGGCGCGACCGAGATTGTCCGTTACACCATCGTCGACGATTTCGGCGTCACCGTTAATCCGATCCTGCTTGCCGGCCAGGTGCATGGCGGCGTCGTGCAAGGCATCGGTCAGGCGCTGACCGAGAACACCATCCATGGCGATGATGGGCAACTCTTGACGGCGAGCTTCATGGACTACGCCATGCCGCGCGCCGACAATGTCCCGTTCTTCCATTTCGAGACCCGGAACGTGCCTTCGACCACCAATGCGCTGGGCATCAAGGGCGCCGGCGAGGCCGGCACGATCGGCTCGACACCGGCGGCGCTCAACGCCGTCACCGACGCGCTGTGGCGCGCCTATGGCATCAGGCATATCGAGATGCCGGCGACGCCGGCGCGCATCTGGGCCGCGATCAGGAGCGTATCGCCAGCGTGA